The Phaseolus vulgaris cultivar G19833 chromosome 10, P. vulgaris v2.0, whole genome shotgun sequence DNA window TGacaaatgtctggtaaaaattttagaCCAAAAAACCCActgagtaaggcgtagtaagtcccagaccgagagtgaacaaaactggttttctaaaaataaaatgtcctggcttttcttcctcgtatcttctttttgtgatttgtttatggacgtgcctcctttcctgggtgcaaacaacatatgaaagtacttgtgtgaattttttcggcGCGATACGAAACCATAATAAAATTGCAGGAAGTAGGGCGAAATtccacaagttttggtagagaatagccttggtttgcacaaaatttatgaaaaattctcctgaaataggtttttcctgaaatttcacgtaagaatctccactgaatttgggacaaaacgcgacaaatttcatgTCAAACCGATgggtattcacccacgaaaaatatcaaacagtttcacacacaaaagaACCTTCCTTTTAGCCCTGGcagttatgaataaaaaatttattgccgaTTTTATGGGATGAATCAGGGTCTCAAATCTAgaccaaaactcaatagacacagtgaaaAATGTCTGGTAAAAAGTTTAGACCAAAATACCCCATGAGTAaagcgtagtaagtcccagactgagagtgaacaaaactagttttctgaaaataaaacgtcctggcttttcttccccatatcttctttttgtgatttgtttctggacgtgcctcctttcctgggtgcaaacaacatatgaaagtacttgtgtgaattttttcggcGCGGTTCGGaaccagaataaaattgcaggaAGTAGAGCGAAATTTCAGAAGTTTTGGTAgatgatagccttggtttgcacaaaatttctgaaaaattctcttgTAATAgtttttcctaaaattccacgtaagaatctccactgaatttgggacaaaacgcgacaaatttcatgtcaaacggatgggtattcacccacgaaaaaaatcaaacagtttcacacacaaaagaaccttcctttcaatcctaacagtgatgaataaaaaatttaaaaaaacataatctaAAAGTGTATTCTGAACTACCAAATCCAATTATACAATATGACTTGCACATCTCAACTTCTATTCCGGATTTCATTTTTCACAATTGATCCAAAATGGAAATTTTGGAAGGGAAAAAAACTCAAAAAGCTGACCTCTCTTCTCTCAAAATAGTGTGACTAAACACCAAAAACcactaaaaaaaacaaatagctAAACCACTCACAATTTCTACGAACCACTCAAAATAGGAGAAATCAAACACAATTGCCAAAAATGCAACCCCAATCATGTAGAGGAAGAAGAGTCAAAACCTAGATCTATTTAAAACTTAATAACATTTTTGTCTTAAATCCTTTCGATTATTTGTGTCAAATTGTCAATAACCTCTTTTTGAACACATCTTTTTTTCATACATCTCATCCAAATTCTTTTTACTGTTTCTTGGGTTCATCCATACAGTGGTTTCAATATATTATCTTCGCCATAACAACTAGctatatttttaaagtaatatattaattttataaatagttaaaaatgattttatcgAATATAAAGTACACaagtatataaatataaatttaaaatttatatgaaatttGAAGCGAAATAATTTGTAAATTAAATCAGTAGAAAACTAAGTACTCATGAATTTTGTGTAAAAACTTCTGTGCATTTTAAATTCACAAGTTCCCTGAAATATACATTCAAATCTTAAATCAACACAAAAGACGCTTGCAAATTTTCTAATGAATAGTTCTAAACAAAAAACGATAAccacttttttaaaataaataaagcaaTTAGAATTACGTACGACAGGTTTATTGGATAACTTTTTcaaacatattttatatatttaaacatgttTAAGCATCTTTGACTTTTCATCTTCTGTGTTTCAGGATGAGCATGATTTCTATTATCTGTTTCAATTTTCACATTATTTTTGTGATTGTTCTTGCAATTTTCGTACACATATCATCTCAGCTTGGTTCAAAGGTAGAAGTGCTTCCTGGGTTTGAAGGGCCTCTTCCTTTTGAACTCGAAACAGGGTAAGCAAAACCACTTTCCCCTTTTCTGATTTCAACCCTATTCAATGATTCCATGGATCTTAGTTTGATAGACATAAATGAAGAACAGGTATGTAGGATTAGGAGAAACAGATGATGACAAGCAAGTGTTTTACTACTTTATCAAGTCAGAGAATGATCCTGCAAAAGATCCTCTTATGCTTTGGCTCACTGGAGGCCCTGGTTGCTCTTCATTTTCTGGGCTTGCTTTTCAAATTGGTAATTCTTAGATGAAAACTTTCTATGTTAGACACTAGATTTGGATTTCGCACCACACTATTTTACTGATTTTGAAGTTTGAAAGAATTTATCAAGATAGATTATATGGATTTATTCTAAGGAAGAATTTCTTGAATGAGAGATTACATAGAAAGAGAGTAATATTTAGAGGGGTGTAATAGATGTATTGCAAGTATTTGCTTTGGTGCAATTAAAGGCATGAGCTTGGGTTACTTCCAAGTCGCAGGATGCAATTTTTTCCTTCTCTGATTGGTGTGTTGATCCTTTGGTCTGTATGGAAATGATGTTTTGATGGTTTGTTTGGGTATAAGAGTGAGGGTTGTAGACAGTTCTTTTCggattttttaaagtttttaggAGTTGGCAGGGTGTGTGTTGTGGAAAAGGTTAAAAGATTGtgtgttttgtataagggttgggtcACCCCTAAAGTGACTCAGatttattcattgtttattgctgataaaaaaaatgataataacaTGAGATGTATGCTAGTTTTAATACATAATTTTTCGAAAATAGAATGAAGTAAAGTATATGGAGATTTTTGGCATAAGTaatatgaaaatgaaatttaaattttaaatgaaggAAGAGTGATGATTAATATGATGGTGATGGGATGATTcaaatctaaatttttatttaaagtttaaagaATCAATCACTAACTTaccctatttatttatatatttatatttttaagtagTGTGTTACAgtgtttttcattattattttccatttttataGCAGTGATTATTATTAAACCCATTGTTACCATGCAacatttttagtctctaatctCTTATTCAAAAACTAATTTCACGAAACAAATTGAATGTAAATAGGTCCATTtggattcaagagagaggagtaTGATGGGAGAGTGCCAAATTTGTTCTTGAGGCCACAGTCATGGACCAAGGTATACATTTCATAATGCATCCTCAACAACTCTTCCTTTGTTTCATCTTACAATGTTACTTCCAATTTCATAACATTAATAATCTTAACTTATCATAGGCACTGATACTTGGTCTTCTTACATGATTCTTTTGAACATGTTATGTCATGCTGCTAATTCTTTGTAATGTTTTGTTTTGACAGGTATGTAGCATTGTTTTTGTAGATTTGCCTTTTGGAACAGGCTTCTCGTATACAACAAATGTGACTGCTTATAGGAAGGACTGGAAGTTAGTTCACCATACCCATCAATTTCTTAGGAAGGTACACTCATTTTGCAtgttataaaaattaagttGATAGTTAAATTttagtagttaattaaatattaaaaattattttaaatattaactttttaaaacttttaaaataatatttaatttaatcaatataataattaattattttatttctaaaattagtttttttttaataatttcctTGTAGTGCTATAATCTCTACTAACaactaacactacaagaaaatcgtgaaatagaaactaattttagagacaaaaaataattagttgttatagtaactaaattagagattatttttagagactaaaaaaaatttggtttctaaattagtttatattattgttaaatggtttctaaattggtatctaattagctaccaaggtttttgctatcaaatttaaaattttagtaattaattaaataccaatttagaaactatttaaaaataatagaaactagttaataacaaaaaaaattaatttttaaaatagtttctaatttagtcattatagcaactaattattttttataaagtgtaagttttactctttttttctgACTAGTTTTCCCTTTTCCTAACCTTTTGAAAACATGGTGTTTTGATCATTCTTTTATTAAACTGCAATCCTGGTATGGTCATCTTTGTAGTGGCTGATTGATCACCCAGAATTTCTTTCAAATGACTTTTACTTTGGAGCTGATTCATATTCTGGCATACCTGGCCCTGCCATTGTTCAAGAAATTTCAAAGGGTATGAAATTCAAATTGGCTTAATTTAGTTATAAGATGAATCGGTTACTCAATTAATGGTTATTGTCTTCTCAATTATATTGACAATGTGGCAAAAAGGTTTCTTATGATTTGGATTATCTGGTGATAGGTAGAAGTTAGTAAAACAAGACAAAAATTATACCAAAAACAACTACTTAATTACTCTCTTATAATCCTTTCTAGCTTGCTTGTTATAGAAACATAATATGTATAGATGAAAAATGTTTATAGGAAGaatattaaagtttgattcaattgtattgtaattatatttttattgttaaaaagtGATATCAtctactaacaaaataaatagatcataaataaataattaaaaaaatattagtcaGTCTGTCAATTCATCCTCTAACAAGGCAAATTACTATTTTAAGTTTGTATAACCTTGTCAGGTCAGTCCAACTTAATTCGTTTTTATGGATCAGTGACAGATTGAGCCACTTACCTGGATTGACCCGTTTTGCTACCCCTAATATTTGATTGAGATATTGTCACTTCATTGAGATTGGACAACTCAACTTCTATCAAGAGGTTAACATGCATGCACATACAATAAATCTTACTATCATTCTTCGATTTCCTTGATTAACAGGAAATGAAATAGGTCTTCAACCACCAATAAATCTCCAGGTTTGCTATCAGTATCAGTTTCTCTATCTGTGCTTTTACTACagacaaaataaaattctagagtGATTTTTTATATCTCAGCTCATTCAAACAATAGCTTTCCACCTTTTCAAAATTGTAATGTTCAACTGCATTTCTAAGCTCCGAaatatcaaaaaaattattaaataaaaactaattttagagataaaaaataattaattattctattagtaaaattaaatactattttgaAGACTGAATaatttattggtatttaaatcagtttttattattgataaatagtttctaaattgatatctaattagataccaagattttagatatcaattttagaatctaaataattgatagttaaaactaaggtaactaattagataccaatttagaaactatttatcaataatagaaactaatttatatactaataatttttttagtctcgaaaataatatttaatttagtcattataaaaactaattattttttgtttttaattttagtttttattcaatgattttttgtagtgtataaATTGATCATAAGATATTTTTAGGGATATCTACTAGGGAACCCCATGACAACacgaaaagaaaaaaatgacaaaatcCCATTTGCTCATGGAATGGGACTTATTTCTGATGAACTCTATGTGGTAATAGCCATATTTTTCATCTGTTTAATAATagcacactacaagaaaatcatgaataaaaactaatttttagtgacaaaaataattagttgctataatgactaaattagagaccattttataaactaaaaaaaatgatttctaaattagtttatattattgttaaatgatttctaaattagtatctaattaacaatcgAAGTTTatgctaccaaatttataaactaaataattggtagttaaaaccttggttgctaattagatactaatttagaaaccatttaacaataatagaaactaatttagaaaccaaaatttttttagtctttaaaatggtctttaatttagtcattatagcaactaattattttttgtcactaaaaattagtttctatttaatgattttcttgtagtgacagaAATGACAATGATTCTTACTCATCTCATATATGGACAGTCActgaagagaaattgcaaaggAGAATATATAGATGTAGATTCTAGAAATGAATTGTGTTCAAGAGATCTCAACTACTATGATGAGGCaagtaatatttgtttttttttatatcagttgagttaaatattatatatcaccataataataaatattgtttctTATCTTCAGTGCCTTTCAGGAATTAATGAATTCAACATTTTGGATCTCTATTGCAAAGATGATTCTACTAAGAATCATGATCAAGGTCCATGGAGAAGATCTCTGACTCAGAAATTTGAGTCCTCTCTCAATTCTCATCTCACAGAGTTAGACACAAGATGCCAAGTAATTCCTTTGTACCTTAAAATGCACTCTCAAACTTTTTCTCCACCATGTTTACAATTTGGTTTCTCCATTTTACATTATTGTAGATATATGGTTTTTTCCTTGCCACTCAATGGGCCAATGATGAGAGTGTTCGCAAAGCACTGCACATTCGAGAGGTTTGATATAATATTTAGTTCATTATGTTCATCAAAATTGGCAAAAAATACTTTGGTCTATGTTCAACTACAAATCAATTCAAAG harbors:
- the LOC137818967 gene encoding serine carboxypeptidase-like 11; this encodes MSMISIICFNFHIIFVIVLAIFVHISSQLGSKVEVLPGFEGPLPFELETGYVGLGETDDDKQVFYYFIKSENDPAKDPLMLWLTGGPGCSSFSGLAFQIGPFGFKREEYDGRVPNLFLRPQSWTKVCSIVFVDLPFGTGFSYTTNVTAYRKDWKLVHHTHQFLRKWLIDHPEFLSNDFYFGADSYSGIPGPAIVQEISKGNEIGLQPPINLQGYLLGNPMTTRKEKNDKIPFAHGMGLISDELYVSLKRNCKGEYIDVDSRNELCSRDLNYYDECLSGINEFNILDLYCKDDSTKNHDQGPWRRSLTQKFESSLNSHLTELDTRCQIYGFFLATQWANDESVRKALHIREGTKGKWERCWTGDFEFEISSSFEFHLNLSAKGYRSLIYSGDHDAVVPFMSTQTWIRALNYSIVDDWRPWLLEGQVAGYTRTYSNQMTFATVKGSGHTAPEYKPDEGYAMFSRWIARKPL